One Penaeus vannamei isolate JL-2024 chromosome 38, ASM4276789v1, whole genome shotgun sequence genomic window, agcaaaaacggcaaaaaaagcgaaggagaaagaggaacagaaaggaagcgaagaaaagagggagagcgggagagagggttaGCGGGCGAGCCGAAAgcgagagacggaaggaaagcaggagaaaaggagatgagaaacgGAAGAataatagaagaaggaagagacgaagaagaaggagaaagagcaaaaccgataaataaaaaaagaaaaaataacggaataataatagaagaaagagacgaagaagaaggagaaagcaaaaacgacaaaaaaagcgaaggagaaaggggaacagaaaggaagcgaagaaaagagggagggcgggagagagggttaGCGGGCGCGCCGAAAGCGAGAGGCGGAAGAGCGGGGCGGCGGGTGGGCGGGCTACATCGGACCTCCCACGGCACCCCGCGAGTCAAGTTTCAAACAACAACTGTACGTAAAAGGACTTTAAGGATATCTAAGTTCTTTTAGGCGCAGGACTGACGGGAAGTGAACGTAATATCTCCTTCCCAGATTTCTATTGTCAGCCATTGTTGTTCGGGAGCCTTTGTCGGGAGCGCGGGCTGGCGGGCGAGCTTACGTACCGGTTgtgttttcgagtttttttttctttcttttttcgtctttcgggttgttgttgtttttttcttcttttgtacgGGTTGTGttttcgagtgttttttttttctttttttcttctttttttactggttgtgtttttgagtttatttctttttttcttcttttattactgGTTGTGATTtcgagtttttttatttttttttctttttttacgctttgtgttttcgagttttttttcctctattaagTAGTGCtttgtagttttttcttttttctttttttactggttgtgttttcgattttttttcttttttctttttactggttgtgttttggatttttttcttacttttagcaGATGTTTTTGGTTTTACtgtttatcttttcgttttttttttgtctcttttcttatgtgttttttttagattttttccccTACCGATTGTGCTTTCGTTTTCTATCAATAACACTTTCTGTCCCAACATACTATGCATCATAATAACCATTTCTTCCGCACCATACCAACACCGCCATACCAAGCACCACCTTCACCACTTCCGCTACAACACCATGCTAACCACCAcaaacaccacaaccaccacttcCACCGCCTCTACAACACCATCCCAAGAACcacacttccaccccctccacaatcaccacaaccaccacaacactATACCAAGAACCAcattcccaccccctccataatcactacaaccaccacaatcaccaccaccaccacaccttccCAAGAACCacattcccaccccctccacaatcaccacagccaccacaatcaccaccacaacacTATACCAAGACCCacattcccaccccctccacaatcGCCACAactaccacaatcaccaccacaataCTATACCAAGAaccacactcccaccccctccacaatcGCCACataccaccacaatcaccaccaccaccaccacaccttccCAAGAACCacattcccaccccctccacaatcaccaccacaagACCATCCCAAgacccacactcccaccccctccacaatcaccacaaccaccacaatcaccaccaccaccacaccattcCAAGACCCAcattcccacctcctccacaaccaccacaatcaccaccacaccatcccaAGAACCACACTCATACCCCCTCCACAAtcgcctccaccaccacaccttcCCAAGAACCCACACTCCCACCGCCTCCACAATcgccacaaccaccacaatcaccaccacaacacTATACCAAGACCCACATTCCCATCCCCTCCACAATCGCCACATACCTACCACTTCCGCCAcacgtcccccccccctaccccccttccacaACCACGTGCAAACCCGAGCCCGCCCCGAGAACGCACGTGCGGGCCGGTACAACACGCGtcgtaagattaaaaaaaaaaaaaaaaaaaaaaaaaaaaaaaaaaaaaaaaattgcagtgcgtttcccgttttctgttgtccgATCCCTGGCTTTTATagttttccgtttttgttttcatttcttctttttggaattctctttctttttctttttttctttccttcgctttctggctgtcggtctctttctctctctctctctctctttctctctctctctctctctctctctcgcagctgtctccttttcttctctttacttccttaTGATTATGCTTGttgccttttttattcatttcctttcttccttccttcttttctttcctttctcctctttctcttcctccttccggttgttggcatttttcttcctcttttttgtttgtctaatttgcttctggattttttttatataaaaagtctATTTAAAAGAAACGTgattttatctactttttaatataaatattctTGTAGTAATATTATCtaaatcattgttatttatatttttctagaTTAAACGACGTAAACTTATctatttcattcataattttcaaCCTTAAGAATCACCTACATAGTTCTCTTAAAAACATTTCGAATATTCCTTCCGCTCTCACAAAAGACCAAATATTGGATTTCGCTTCAGTTCGTCGCCAGTTTCTCTGAATCTGCCCCGCGTGTCAGATAACAATTAATCGCGTATTATTATTGGCTATCGTGACTTTACGAACGTCGCCCCGAAAGCGCAGACCTTATCGCGCCACTTCGTAAGGGCGGGAATCCCGTCCTCCGCGCGTTCGGTAAGGGTGGTCCCCTCAGATCCCAGCGTTCGTGTAACTCGATCCggatagggttaggttaggttaagctcccAATGAACCAGATTATCACATAGTCTACTTCCTGCACGTGTATTCGGATGCCACGTGCATACTCATGCCACGTGCTGCTCCGAGATGCCTCTTCCGACATTCCAGGCTGGAGAAGAAGGGGTttcagagagggaaaaaagggtcaTTTTAGAAGATATGCGGAGAGGGCGCCATCTTACTACACCCAATGGTCACTTtagacgttttcttttcttcgtatttttttcttttcttccttttcatctctttttctttagcttCTCCTTCGCTTACAAGATTTTTTCTTAAACAATAATGGTTGAAAAGTGCATTTGTTGTTGGTAATAATAGGAAGTATTTCCTTTCTAGATGTAAAgtcagtctatttatctttttccttttcctcttgaaTGCAAAAATATTCgggttattcattttttcttcttcctcttggtttcattttacttcattttcttttctttcataaaattaatcttattttgcttttctattattcttccttccctcaattTCCTCTTGAATACAAATTCACTTTCAGTGTCTACTTCTACCTTttcatctatacttatatatacacaaatatatatgcacacacacacacacacacacacacacacaccgacatatacatatatatatatatatatatatatatatatatatatatatatatatatatatatatatattatatatatatatataatatatataatatatatatattatatatatatatattatatatattatatatatatatatatataatatatataatatatatatatatatataatatatatgtatgtatttatgcatatatgtatgcatatatatatatatatatatatatatatatatatatatattatatatatgtgtgtgtgtgtgtgtgtgtgtgtcttgtgcgtgtgtgtgtgtatgtgtgtgtgtgtgtatgtgcatatgtatatatacgtgtatatatatatatatatatatatatatatatatatatgaatatttatatatatatatatatatatatacatatatatatatatatatatatatacatatatatatatatatatatatatatatatatatatatatatatatattaatatatatgtatgtgtgtgtgtgtgtgcgtgtgtgtgtgtgtatgcatatgtatatatacgtatatatatatatatatatatatatatatatatatatatatatatatatatatacacatacccacacccacacacatatatgcatatacatatatgcacaaacattcatccacacacacacacacacacacacacacacacacacacacacacacacacacacacacacacacacacacacacatatatatatatatatatatatatatatatatatatatatatatatatatatatatatattaccgggAACAAAATACGGCTGTAATAAGGGATAAATATTAGCTTTACCAGCGCGACTCCGTGCATGTGCATTTACGCGAGCACGATTCCACTTTCGCGAACACCTGCACAAAGCAGCGCAGAAACCCCGACACCAACACGCACTATGGCGTCGGAGGAAAGGGAAATCAGTTGACAATCGCTTGCATTCATCAATTCTCCCTCGGCCAGAGTCTCTCGCACAATCGGTTGGAATAACTTGGCGAAATATGATCGGGCAGACCCCTGGTGTCCATTACACGCACTATGAGCAGTTTCTCACGCCATCCCGGCCTCCCTCCAATCTGTCAGGCAAACACACACCGCATATTGTATACCCTCCGCCGGGCCCTGGGCATAATGGGGCACCACTACACTGTGTGGTTAACAATCTAAATACAACAACATAATGATGAGAGCAGCATTCATGGACCGCATACCGCAGTGACAGCACTCGGTGAAAAGAACAAAAGCGCGGGAAGTCTCGCCCAATCAGCGTCCGCCGTTGTGACGGGCAGGGCGCTTGACGGCCTTTGAGGGAGAGACTTGGAAAAACATTATTACCTCTCGAAGGGacgatagggagagatagagaggaggagaaaaaaaagagagggagactcTCTGTCAACTAATATTGTGTAATCCCTCCTCGCGCCGAGCATTCCAGATCGCCGACGGACCTGGCGATATTATCCTCACCGGGGGAATGCGACTGATGAGGCGCCATGGCGGAGAGCGAGCGCGGGAGCCCCCGGGCGGAACTTCGCGGTTATTGTCACCGCGGATCAAGCCCCCAGGGAGAGGACGCGGTGACAGCCAGGATTACCAACCACGTCAGGACCTATAAACGGACATTCTCTTAAAAaagaggaacgaaggaaagagaaaagagagaaaaaaaggagaaagaaaacgagaaccacgaagaaaaagggaaatccaCTGCCCATTATCTTCACCGACGGGCATTTCGAGGCTCGCCCGGACGTCGCCgagcagaaacacacacgcataaatgtcGAAATTCCCCCCCTTAAATTCCTCAAGGCTAAGGGGGTCTCCTGCTCGGATAAATGGGAGCTGCAGATGTCACCGGCGTCCAGGCTTTCACAGACGATGGATtatctcctgtcttttttttatttctttcatggaGATAAGTGATGTTGCAAAGCGTTGGTTCGGAACCGCTTTTTGATAGATGAACCGACCGACTTCGCTTTGGAAATTCCTCggttctatttttgtcttttctctgttTGATGTGATGTGTGTTATCGGTGACATTGCTGTCGCTCAAGTTacgtatatcattattgttatttctgttaccatactattcttattgttgttgttttggtaattttattattattgttatcattagcatcattattagcattatcactgttattattattattattattattattattattattactattattattattattattatcattaccatcatcatcattagtaccatgATCAATATTGtaatgcttattatcatcatcattattagtgctattattactattagcgttgttgccataatcattaatataatcataacaatcaccaTAACAACCATCATCGTAGTTATTAAcgtgtcttatcattattatcgcaaatACCCTTATGCATTGTTTTTCTATCCGAATATGGCTATCAATATCTTTAAGGTCAATATTTTACCAAAAGGCTTTTCAACATTGatgttttcttcattattattattttttttcaatttgccaTCGATATAAATAATTGATTGGCTAGTAATCACGCtacttctcttattattgttgttatatcacCTAGACTTTAACGAAGCTATTTGATTTTCAaacgtatttatcattattgattaataATGATCTATTACAACTTTATAAAGATTGTGGGAAACTTTTACCTTCGCTGTTttcaattataataaatatttcatCTACCACAATATATTTCCTGAACCGTCAAAGTTAAATATATACTAGAGGTATTTGAAGGATTTTAATGACAGTTCATTATCAGCTTAATGAGAATATAGAATAATTAATAAaccagaaaatatatattcaaccaTATATtccaaatgttttatttttcaccATGAAGCTATACATTTTCAAAATAAAGATAACTCCTGCTTTAAAAAATGTCAAAATAAACATTcatgacaaaataaaataaaagtatcaatacctccacagtttttttttttttttttttcaaacagaaGCCATTAGATATAACTTTCCCCcccaaaaatgagaagaaaaaaaagttttcgaaaTAACCCCGTACCTACATCAACAGCATCATCAGAAGGAGTAAAGTGAAGGGCTGGAGTGGCAGAGACCGCCGGGATAAGATATTTttccccttccgttttctttttctctctcttttttcccgcgCTTATATTCCTCCCGTTCTTTGATGCTATCGTCAACAGCTCTCCACAAGTCCTTCAACTTGCAGCCCACGTTGAAGACAAGAGACTTACGCGACACATGCAGAGATGGTCCAGTATTTAGTGCAAAAGAGGGAAAGTTTCATTCATTTTGACAACGTGACGTGGCGCCATTATTCCACGCCGCTGCCAGACTCTCGGAAAATATATGGATAACCCCGCGCTCGCTGCCTTGACGATgctagtttgtgtttttttgtttttttttttatcccaactcttttttttaatctttttttcccccattattattcttgtcgaGAGTCTGAAGAGTGACATTCAAAAGGTTTAGGAAATGTGATGCAGTTTTTGAATCTGTCTGGTTCATTGTGCTAACTGGAGATGTGTacgtctttcatttcttattgtcgAGGTTTGTGTCGCGAAAAATGGtctacttttatttcttaattcataTACCTTGCGTATTTTGAtttccttttgtctgtttgtttgtttgtttagctgtttttgtatgtacgtatgtgtaaatgtagttatctgcttgtctgtttatgcatgtgtgtatgtatcttttttatttcttttatatgtctgtttgtatgtatgtgtttgtctgtctttctctcactctgtctttcttctccctctctctttttctccttctctctgtctctgtctgtctgtctgtctctgtctctctctttccttttctttctctctcactctctctctccctcgccttctccctctccctctccctccctccctctctctttctctctatttttctaatccttcctcttcctctctccccttcctccttccctctcatctacccccccccccctctcccctttccccctactttcCCCATACACAAAACCAAgaactcttttattttttatctttttattttttatttttttaaccatAAAGAGGAAATCAATCTCACACGAACCTCTTTCGGGGCCGCCCTTCGTGACAACCGGAGTGGGCGTGGCGTGTCTAATGACGACACCGTGACTCCGCCCACTCGATGGTCAGCTTGacgtatgggggagggaggggaggggggagaggggagggggggggagacacacgCATCGCCTTCGGATACAAGAGCGGACACATGCACgcgggtaggggggtaggggggtatgggggtatggggggggataCGTGCTGAGGCAGATGTGTGGTGTCTCGGTGGATGTACACGGGGGGAAAGGCGTACATGAGCGtggatgtacatgtgtacatagacatgcgtgtgtgttctctttctttctctttttttctatttctctttgtctttatctgtctctatctttctctctttctcttcttctctttatctctctctttttctatctctatctctctctctttttctctttctctaacacacagatatgcatacaaatgtacacacacacacacacacacacacacggtcccccttacatacacacacacacacacacacacacacacacacacacagacggcccccctacacacacatacacacacacacggccccccccccacacacacgcccatcaaAGGCTTGAGGGGCGGCGCCCAACACAAGGACCGGACGAGATTGAGGGGGCGTGGCTAATTGTCACCAGCCGACCGTTCACTGTGATAATTTCTTTActctaaaaaaatatgaaagggagagaaagagggaagagagagaagggaggagggaggcagggagagagggagggaaggaggaagagagggagcgaatgagggggagatagagggagggagggaggaagagagggagagagaggagggagggagggaggaagagagggagggaatgaaggggagatacaaggaggaagagagggaggaaaggagaggtatataaagggatggaaggagagggagatagagggacgggagggagagagggtgggagggatggaggaagggagagggtgaggcaaGCAGAActgtagaggggaggaagaaaagatggaagaaagaaagaaagaaaggaatgaagaagggaggaaggggtgaggtagagaagggaaggatggatagatagtttgAAAGATAgttaactgatagatagatagacaggtaggcaggcaagcaggcagacagacagagagagagagagacagacaaacaaaaatacaaacatacataaacaaagaacataacatctagaataataataaaaaagagaaaacaagaaacaaaacaaatcaagcctttaccttttttctttactctctctctcgctctctctctctctctccctctatatatatatatatatatatatatatatatatatatatatatatatatatatatatatatatatatatatatattttttttttttttttttttttttttttttttttttttttttctttttttctttctttctttttttctctctctctctctctcatctctcgctctctctctctctctctctctctctctctctttatctctctctctctctctctttctctctctttctctttctctttctctctctctctctctctctctctctctctctctctctctctctctcttcttcttcttctacttcttcttctttttctctctctctcttcttcttctccttcttttcaagCGATGACCATTCGATCAAAATGATAACCATGACACCTCGACCCTCAGCCATAGACGACAGCCCAACGACAGCCCGCGAAGTCAAGAGACGCGAAAATGGTTCCTCTATTGAACAGCGACAGCCAGGGGTGCTTCTGCCATATGGAGTGTCGGGGAGAggctaacccttccctccccccccctcccttagcccCCCCTTTAGCCCCATCAcccctctttgcctcttctctctttctgtttctcttttctttctttgtttttctttctttctttctttctctcgttcgctctctctctcgctctctctcattctctccctctctttctttctctctctctctctctctctctctctctctctctctctctctctctctcttctctctctctctctctctctctctctctctctctctctctctccctctctctctgtgtgtgtcgctgtcttttttcctgtctctgtgtctgtttctttcattctttcttttttctctttcttctttcttctcttttcttctttttgttgcagctctctctcgctctatctttctctctctccctccccttctctctctctctctctgtctgtctttctctctttctctctattcttatctatctctgtctctatctccatctccatttctatctctaaCTCCATCTCTTACTTTATCTCTAtatccgcccccctctctctctctctctctctcccttcccttctctctctctctctgtctgtctgtctttctctctatccttatctatctctgtctctatctctatctccatctccatctccatttctatctctaaCTCCATCTCTTACTTTATctttatatccctccctccctctctctctctctctctctctctctctctctctctctctctctctctcttctctctctctctctctctctctctctctctctctctctctctctctctgtctgtctgtctttctctctttctatctatccttatatatttctgtctgtgtctctatctccctctccatttctatctattactccatttctatctattactccatctctttctctctctctctctctctctctctctctctctctctctctctctctttctctctcgctctctctctttttgtctctctctctctctctctctctctctctctctctctctctctctctctctctctctctctctctctctctctctctctctctctctctccattcttcctaccCTTCACTCCCCACCGTGTCCTTCTCCATTGAGGGTCTTTGATGGGAGGAAATAAATTGATTGATTTTCAGTCTTTGTTGGACAACACATGACTCTTTTGGCCCACATGGACTTCGTGgcgatgggcgggggggggggtagactggggggtctctctctctctttctttcttttttctttttctctttcttctttctttcttctctctgtttttcgctcttctcatttttttctctttctctttctttcttctctctatctatttctttttttttctccctctgtctctctctctctctgtctctttcttcctctccctctactccttctccctctctctctctccccatctctgtctgtgtctctgtcttgtctgtatctctctggttttctctctatttgtttgtctgtctattcccgtctctatctacttgtctgtcactgtctctttctgcctctgtctatgtgtatgtgtgtgtacgcatatacgtgtgtacacggtgcgtacatttatacatccacccatacatccacatacacgagGATAAACGCATGAATAATCTGCTAAACAAAACACTGACACCATACACAATACACCCATGGATTTTAAGGATTACAATACCCACAGCAGCGTCAAAGGGTGCAGTGTTATGCTGCATAATGCTGCTGTGATGCGCCGTGACGCTGTGACAGCATGGAGCAAAatacagtttatttttttttctctctttttttttttttaatactaataaCGTCGGATTCAAAATTCGATCGATGTTTTGCGGGTAAAATTCGATGGGGAAATGTGATtgagttttatttattatcattcttttaatgGTTGGTTTAAATGGTGGATTGGGATGTTATATGTTTAGTTAAACGTCAAATAATTCTGCTCGTTAAGTATTACCTAATATCATATGATGGCAAATATACAAAACGCTTTATGTAGATAAAATAAATCTGAAGTACTGTTTTGTTGATAAGGTATATTCTACTCTTGTTGTCACTTCTTCATAaacaaggcatatatatatatatatatatatatatatatatatatatatatatatatatatatatatatatatatatacatatatacatatatatatatatatatatatatttttttttttt contains:
- the LOC138859863 gene encoding uncharacterized protein; its protein translation is MHHNNHFFRTIPTPPYQAPPSPLPLQHHANHHKHHNHHFHRLYNTIPRTTLPPPPQSPQPPQHYTKNHIPTPSIITTTTTITTTTTPSQEPHSHPLHNHHSHHNHHHNTIPRPTFPPPPQSPQLPQSPPQYYTKNHTPTPSTIATYHHNHHHHHHTFPRTTFPPPPQSPPQDHPKTHTPTPSTITTTTTITTTTTPFQDPHSHLLHNHHNHHHTIPRTTLIPPPQSPPPPHLPKNPHSHRLHNRHNHHNHHHNTIPRPTFPSPPQSPHTYHFRHTSPPPTPLPQPRANPSPPRERTCGPVQHAS